Sequence from the Candidatus Aminicenantes bacterium genome:
AAGAATTGCATCACAGATATCCGGCAGAATTGTTGCTTCATATCCAAACGAAACGCCACCCTTACTTTTAAATTTTAACGGGGATGTGATCCGCACTCGCAAATCATCATTAATAAAGGGTTTTATTGCCTTTCCGGAGATAAAATTGGTTAATCGATCCGCACCGCCACTTTTCCCCGCTGATCCATAAGATAAGTCTAATGCCCCCAACATTCCCCCAAGTGCCAATACGCGGCGGCCATCTACAAGGACATAACATGGTATTTCGGCGCTCCCAATTTTTAATGGCCGATCAGGAGAACCAAATGCAGCTTTTAAAATGTTTTCTTCCATTTATACCCCCAATGATAATTTAGTGATTTTTTCAAATATCAAGCAATTGTTTCTATTGTTATAACGGAAACAAAATTCATCCACATATTTCTGTAAATATTTTTTACTATTTTGTGATACTGCCCAAGGATTCCCCGCTTTAATAAATTCCAAAATCCTTCAAGCGTGTTTACGTGATCGTTTCCATTTACATTTTCTCCCAATGAATGGAAAATAACCCGGTGTTTAAAGTCTGCCGATATTCCGATATACCCCCTCCAACTATCTGTAATAGCATTAGAATTTTTCTCAACAAATTTCCGAATAACTCCTTTTTGGGACTTGGCGCTAACATCTTTGACTCTTTGAGCCTTAACCTCCCCATCTCTTTTTAAAACCCCAACAACGACAATTTTGCCTTTTGTATTTCTACCTTGTGTTCCGCCAGTTTTTTTATTTGAATGTTCGTTTTTGTCTTTATCGCCAACATATGTTTCATCTACTTCAATAATTCCAGAAAGCAATTCGCTATTTTGAACCATGGCACGCCTAATCCGCATTTGCATATACCAAGCCGTGTTTTTGTTAACTTTAATATCCCTGGCTAATTTTCTTGCACTTATTTTCTTTTTGGCGTTCAAAACTAAACTAACCGCCAAAAACCATTTTTGTAAATCTAATTTAGTTTTATGAAAAATCGTCCCAACCGTAACACTAAACGAAGTATTGCAATTATTACAATGATATCTATATTCGCTTTTAAAAGCTGTTACCTTAATTGATTTGCAATAGGGGCAAATGGATTTTCCATTCCATCGAACCATTTCAAGATGTTTCAGACAATCAATGTGATCAGGGTATTTCTCATAGATTTCAATAATATTCATGTTTTTAAAACCTCTACCATAATATAGTACAATTAATTCGGTCTGTCAATAAAAAAATATAAGAATTAACTACCTTTAACTAATACATTATTTTAATTAAGTATTTTATCTTTGAACATATCCATCCCATTTGACCATGCTTCCATTTTTGAAATAAATATTGATTTTGTCATATGCTTCCCAAACCCGAGCACCACCAGTAGAAAAGTACTTATTCGGAGAAACCCATGCATTACCTCTTGCACCGTAGCTCTGAATATATTGATAAACTTCTAAATTTCCAATCGTTTCAGTGTGAGTTGGCACCCCAATTGCAAGGACAACATCTTCTTGTGATTTGCCAAGTAAGGGGTCCAACATCTCAATCGATTATAGAACGAAAAAAACCAAGGCCAGGTGATCAGCCCCTGCCGTTGAAATATGTTTAAATAAAAGATAGAATCTCCATATATTTCAATGGGGAAGATGGAGGAAACAATGATTTCATTTTTTAAAAAGAATTTCTGGAAAATTCTAATTGGAATTGTGTTAATTTTTTCATTGGTTCTTGGTGGAAAAATTATATTCAAACACAGAGTTGAAGCAAGCAAAGCACCATTCGATGGGGCTTTCGGGGTTTTCAAGTCCGCTGCCGCAGGGAAAGACTACAGCAAGGCCCTGGCCGCATTGCGGTCGCTGCTGCTTTCTTTCCTGGCGGAATCACCGCTGTTGCTAGAAAATGTCCGCTTCGTCAAGGGGGCCGACAACAGCTATGGCATATTTTCGCCGAGGGAGAATGATCTCTTTGCCGCCGCTGAACCGATTTACGTCTACATGGAGCCGGCCGGATATGTAATAAACAAGAACGCGGCGGGTTATTATGAATTCGGTTTCAAGGCCGATTTCCAGGTGACCGATGCCCAAGGCAAAGTTCTTGGCGGGCAGACCGATTTCGCCGTTCTGCCATTCAAATCCTGGAACCGCAATACGGAGATCTCCCTGACTTTTACCTACACTCTCAGCGGGCTGGAGAAGGGAAAGTACAAGCTGATCACTCAAGTATCGGACGCGCATTCGCCGAAGAAGGCCTCATGCGAAAAATGGTTCACGATCGAGTGAGGCCCGAAAAGGGGCGGCTATTGCTGTCTTTTTGAGGGGAACTTTTTTCCTGCTGCTGCGTTATATTCATCTGAGGAGGCACCATGAAAAAAATCGTTTTTTTAATCGTACTACTTTTGGCCGTCGGCTGGAGCGTCGGCTTCGCGGCCCAGAGCCGGGAGTCGTTCACCATGGCCGCGGCCGATTTGAAGGTTCTGAAGATCGATTGCGGCGCCGGATACCTGAAAATTCAGGGCGTCGACGGCCTGCAGCAGATAGAAGTTTCGGCTGTTCTGGACGTCGAGGATGTGGCTGACAATGAACTGGCGGATTTTAAAAAAGAATTCGTTACCTTGAAGCTGGAAAAGAACTCGGGGCGGGCCGAGCTGACCGCCAAGATCGAAAATGATTTTTCTCTGTCGACACTTTTTTCGGGCAGTCCGGACGCCAGGATCGACCTCGATGTCCGCGTGCCGCGGGGGCTGGCGCTGGCGATCGATGACGGTTCCGGCGACATCCTCATCCGCGACTGCGACGGCAACCTGGAGCTCGAGGACGGATCGGGCGATATTCATCTGACCAATATCAAGGGGCAGGTGGACATCGAGGACGGTTCCGGCGAGATCACCTTGGCCAAGATCGGCGGCGCGCTGAAGATCGAGGATGGTTCCGGCGATATCGAACTCGAGGATGCCGGCAACGACGTCACCATCGACGACGGTTCGGGTGACATGCGCCTGCAGCGCGTGCTGGGCTCGGTGACGGTCGACGACGGCTCGGGCGACATCGAGATCGACGGGGTGGAAAAGGACGTGACCATCGAAGAAGCCGGCAGCGGCGGCGTCAGCATCCACAACGTCAAGGGCAAGGTCAGGGAGTAACGCCAGCGCTGAAAAGGTACCTGCCCTTGCGGTCGACCGTGATTTTGGGTAGGAGATGCTTAGTTTCAAAATAGTTAAAACCCTCTTGCAAATTTTGCCAGAAGGCCTGCAAAACGGGATCGTGCTCTGACAATCTTTCCAGCTCTGGCTGCGCCGGCTGCATGCGGGCCGGGAAAATGTGGACCGGGATGCGGATCTGGCCGCTGGCGCGGGCGTCCACGGCCGCCAGGTAGATATCCTCGATCGGGTCATCCTGGAGCGGGATGCAGCCGATGGTCACGCAGGAACCGTGGATGAAAATATCGCCGCCCGGACGGCGGCCTTCGGCCAGAATGCGGTCGGAGGCGTTGGGATAATCAATTTTCAACGACAGATGGAAATGGCTCCAGGGATTGAAGGCACTGATCAGATAGAAGCCCTCAGGCACCTGGATGTCGCCTTCACGGCGCTTCGGACCCAGGTCTCCGGATGTGGCGCATATCGCATAGGTTTTGATTTTAGTTAGCTGGCCATTGGCCTGGTTGGCGGCCCACAGCTCGCATTCGCCTTCCTGCTTGAACAGGCGCAGGAAAATCCGTCGCGGCGGATAGGCCAACCC
This genomic interval carries:
- a CDS encoding IS1595 family transposase, whose product is MNIIEIYEKYPDHIDCLKHLEMVRWNGKSICPYCKSIKVTAFKSEYRYHCNNCNTSFSVTVGTIFHKTKLDLQKWFLAVSLVLNAKKKISARKLARDIKVNKNTAWYMQMRIRRAMVQNSELLSGIIEVDETYVGDKDKNEHSNKKTGGTQGRNTKGKIVVVGVLKRDGEVKAQRVKDVSAKSQKGVIRKFVEKNSNAITDSWRGYIGISADFKHRVIFHSLGENVNGNDHVNTLEGFWNLLKRGILGQYHKIVKNIYRNMWMNFVSVITIETIA
- a CDS encoding DUF4097 family beta strand repeat-containing protein; the encoded protein is MKKIVFLIVLLLAVGWSVGFAAQSRESFTMAAADLKVLKIDCGAGYLKIQGVDGLQQIEVSAVLDVEDVADNELADFKKEFVTLKLEKNSGRAELTAKIENDFSLSTLFSGSPDARIDLDVRVPRGLALAIDDGSGDILIRDCDGNLELEDGSGDIHLTNIKGQVDIEDGSGEITLAKIGGALKIEDGSGDIELEDAGNDVTIDDGSGDMRLQRVLGSVTVDDGSGDIEIDGVEKDVTIEEAGSGGVSIHNVKGKVRE